Proteins encoded together in one Impatiens glandulifera chromosome 1, dImpGla2.1, whole genome shotgun sequence window:
- the LOC124920869 gene encoding cyanate hydratase, with protein MATGGADISATIVNSLQEVKRRSGKSYSQIAEETGLTNVYVSQLLKRQAHLKPETAPKLKEALPDLTDAHLHDMMQVPPFRSYDPQIIQDPTVYRLNEAIMHFGGSIKEIINEEFGDGIMSAIDFYCSVDKIKGADGKDRVVVTLDGKYLPFSEQKTDDMMSRSRPQQK; from the exons atggcAACTGGCGGTGCCGACATCTCGGCGACGATAGTGAATTCTCTACAAGAGGTTAAGCGCCGGTCCGGCAAGAGCTACAGTCAGATAGCGGAGGAAACTGGACTGACCAACGTCTATGTTTCCCAGCTTCTCAAGCGACAAGCCCACCTCAAGCCCGAAACCGCCCCAAAGCTCAAGGAAGCCTTGCCGGACCTTACCGACGCCCATCTCCATGATATGATGCAAGTTCCCCCATTCAGGTCCTACGACCCCCAAATCATCCAAGATCCTACCGTTTACag ATTGAATGAAGCAATTATGCACTTTGGTGGGAGcataaaggaaattatcaatgaAGAATTTGGAGATGGAAT AATGTCAGCAATAGACTTCTACTGTTCTGTTGATAAGATTAAAGGCGCGGATGGGAAAGATCGCGTGGTTGTCACATTGGATGGAAAATACTTGCCCTTCTCTGAGCAG AAAACTGATGACATGATGTCAAGATCGAGGCCTCAGCAGAAGTGA
- the LOC124918988 gene encoding uncharacterized protein LOC124918988: MQRFMNPPRPAAASRKRKERSDSILQIKPPPLQSVQTAASSNGDVSSSSTASNRLLAGYMAYEFLKSGTVLGQKWDPASRDKAEKEQPRWQTQQSYADVARLMKDDEAHVAGVVNPSQLARWIQM; this comes from the coding sequence ATGCAAAGATTCATGAACCCTCCTCGTCCGGCTGCTGCTTCACGAAAGCGTAAAGAGAGATCAGACTCCATTTTACAGATCAAGCCGCCGCCGCTGCAGTCGGTTCAAACGGCGGCGTCTTCTAATGGTGATGTTTCTTCGTCGTCGACGGCTTCTAATAGGCTTCTAGCCGGCTACATGGCTTATGAGTTCCTGAAAAGTGGTACGGTTCTAGGTCAGAAATGGGATCCTGCAAGCCGAGATAAAGCCGAGAAGGAGCAGCCGAGGTGGCAAACCCAACAAAGCTATGCTGATGTGGCGAGGTTAATGAAGGACGATGAGGCTCATGTTGCTGGAGTCGTTAATCCGTCGCAGCTGGCTCGATGGATTCAGATGTGA